Proteins co-encoded in one Dendropsophus ebraccatus isolate aDenEbr1 chromosome 9, aDenEbr1.pat, whole genome shotgun sequence genomic window:
- the NPW gene encoding neuropeptide W — translation MSWPISPICCWFLGTLLLASPHPGTSWYKHSASPRYHTVGRASGLLIGVRRSPYLWRRDAKVDPWQGAKEEAGLLQTPWSGERVGVQLSPDPGEQRLIHKLIQDKRSLQESQDDKGLEQGSWMYSDRGEERSLEDQSQTTRYPEGEEERRNLEGQMLVNVGPGERKRSPEETWVTMEPGDVVRSLEDGQIKVRNTDRHMRSSMESVQERRPSREDILTMFLHLQEENRSHPQPWRTPAAKDKQPFYSKSKTSEWVSCDDFPLISYKVLCRARLRSLSHTQPRPADPAADL, via the exons ATGAGTTGGCCAATAAGCCCAATCTGCTGTTGGTTTCTTGGAACCCTACTTCTAGCTTCACCCCACCCAGGGACATCCTGGTACAAGCACTCTGCAAGTCCCAGGTACCACACCGTGGGCAGAGCCTCCGGACTCCTCATAGGGGTTCGCCGCTCACCTTACTTATGGAGAAGAGATGCTAAGGTGGACCCCTGGCAGGGAGCAAAAGAGGAGGCAGGGTTATTACAGACACCCTGGAGTGGGGAAAGGGTAGGGGTGCAGTTGTCTCCTGATCCAGGAGAGCAGAGGTTAATTCATAAACTGATCCAAGACAAGAGAAGTCTTCAAGAAAGTCAAGATGATAAGGGTCTGGAGCAAGGATCCTGGATGTATAGTGACCGGGGAGAAGAGAGAAGTCTCGAGGACCAAAGCCAGACGACCAGGTacccagagggggaggaggaaagaagaAATCTAGAGGGGCAAATGTTGGTCAATGTGGGGCCAGGAGAAAGAAAGAGGAGCCCAGAAGAGACTTGGGTCACCATGGAGCCAGGTGATGTAGTTAGAAGTCTGGAAGATGGGCAAATAAAGGTGAGGAACACGGACAGACACATGAGGAGCTCCATGGAGTCTGTCCAAGAGAGAAGACCCAGCAGAGAGGACATCCTGACCATGTTCCTTCATCTACAGGAAGAGAACAGGTCACATCCCCAGCCATGGAGAACACCAGCTGCCAAAGACAAGCAG CCATTTTATTCCAAGTCCAAGACTTCAGAGTGGGTTAGCTGTGACGACTTCCCACTGATCTCCTACAAGGTCTTGTGCCGAGCCAGACTGCGCTCCCtgtctcacacacagccgcggcctGCAGACCCCGCCGCTGATTTATGA
- the LOC138801332 gene encoding protein SpAN-like yields the protein MAALSPSTTTNPTTTTTTTPMRFPRATTARTSSTTTTTASVTITTTTMSTTPTTTTTSTTSTTTTTTETAIKTVLNGCGGNLTGSEGVFTSPNYPNNYPNNAKCHWNITTNTQFTVTFTDFDVENEVYSCLFDKLTIYNGRDFNASYKLKDLCGQQLPSPIISNGNSMQFLFISDRHVTQKGFRVVYKPI from the exons atggcggccctgtctcCGAGCACCACAACTAACCCTaccacaaccaccaccacaaCTCCTATGAGATTTCCTAGGGCCACCACCGCAAGAACTTCTAGCACCACAACTACCACTGCATCTGTGACTATAACCACAACCACAATGTCCACCACCCCGACTACTACCACAACATCAACCACCAGCACAACTACTACCACTACAGAAACTGCCATCAAGACTGTTCTTAATG GTTGTGGAGGAAACTTGACAGGATCAGAAGGAGTTTTCACTTCTCCCAATTATCCCAACAATTACCCCAATAATGCTAAATGTCACTGGAATATTACCACCAATACGCAG TTCACAGTCACCTTCACAGACTTTGATGTTGAGAACGAGGTTTACAGCTGTTTGTTCGACAAGCTGACGATCTATAATGGAAGAGACTTCAATGCTTCTTATAAGCTCAAGGATCTCTGCGGGCAGCAGCTCCCATCacccattatttccaatggaaaCTCAATGCAGTTTCTTTTCATCAGCGACCGCCATGTTACACAGAAAGGATTTCGGGTGGTCTACAAGCCAATATGA